In Leisingera methylohalidivorans DSM 14336, a single genomic region encodes these proteins:
- a CDS encoding BMP family ABC transporter substrate-binding protein, which yields MKLTNLLTSAAVALGLAAGAAWAQDKTKVGFVYVGPVGDGGWTYEHDQGRKAVEAEFGDQVETVYVENVAEGPDAERVMTQMALEGADLIFTTSFGYMDPTINVAKKFPNVKFEHATGYKRAGNVSTYSARFYEGRAVQGTIAGHMTESNVVGYIGSYPIPEVIRGINSAYIHAKKVNPDVTFKVVWAFTWFDPAKEADAAKVLIEQGADVILQHTDSTAPQAAAQAAGNVITFGQASDMAEYAPKPRVSSIIDNWAPYYIARTKAVIDGTWESVDTWDGIGPGMVGIGEISDAVPAHVKEAALAIKASIADGSYHPFTGPLKKQDGSDWLAEGEVADDGTLAGMNFYVEGLEGDIPQ from the coding sequence ATGAAACTGACCAACCTTCTGACCAGCGCCGCGGTGGCGCTTGGCCTCGCCGCGGGGGCGGCCTGGGCCCAGGACAAGACCAAAGTGGGCTTTGTCTATGTCGGCCCCGTCGGCGACGGCGGCTGGACCTATGAGCACGACCAGGGCCGCAAGGCGGTCGAGGCCGAGTTCGGCGACCAGGTTGAAACCGTCTATGTTGAGAACGTGGCCGAAGGCCCGGACGCCGAACGCGTGATGACCCAGATGGCGCTGGAGGGCGCGGATCTGATCTTCACCACCTCCTTTGGCTACATGGACCCCACCATCAACGTCGCCAAGAAATTCCCCAATGTGAAGTTCGAGCACGCCACCGGCTACAAGCGCGCCGGCAACGTCTCCACCTATTCGGCACGGTTCTACGAGGGCCGCGCGGTGCAGGGCACCATTGCGGGCCACATGACCGAAAGCAACGTGGTGGGCTACATCGGCTCCTACCCGATCCCGGAAGTGATCCGCGGCATCAACTCGGCCTATATCCACGCCAAGAAGGTGAACCCCGACGTCACGTTCAAGGTGGTCTGGGCCTTCACCTGGTTTGATCCGGCAAAAGAGGCGGACGCCGCCAAGGTGCTGATCGAACAGGGCGCCGACGTGATCCTGCAGCACACCGACTCCACTGCGCCGCAGGCCGCCGCACAGGCTGCCGGCAACGTGATCACCTTCGGTCAGGCCTCCGACATGGCGGAATATGCGCCCAAGCCGCGGGTCTCCTCGATCATCGACAACTGGGCGCCCTATTACATCGCCCGCACCAAGGCGGTGATCGACGGCACCTGGGAGTCGGTTGACACCTGGGACGGCATCGGCCCCGGCATGGTTGGCATCGGCGAGATTTCCGACGCGGTTCCGGCTCACGTGAAAGAGGCGGCGCTGGCCATCAAGGCCTCCATCGCGGACGGCAGCTACCACCCGTTCACCGGCCCGCTGAAAAAACAGGACGGCAGCGACTGGCTGGCCGAGGGCGAAGTCGCTGATGACGGCACCCTGGCAGGCATGAACTTTTATGTCGAAGGCCTCGAAGGCGACATCCCGCAGTAA
- a CDS encoding ABC transporter permease, with amino-acid sequence MDLSAINPVLLIASLMVAATPLLLAAIGELVVEKSGVLNLGVEGMMITGAIAGFATAVESGSPLLGFVAAAIAGAALSILFAILTQFAQANQVASGLSLTLFGLGLSALLGQSYVGVKPPRMGDIHIPQLSDLPVVGPILFGHDIILYFGIALTAAVWWVLKYSRIGLVLRAVGENHDAAHALGYKVLKIRLMAIMFGGACAGLGGAYISLIRVPQWTEGMTAGIGWIALALVVFSSWKPWRALLGAYLFGGVTVVQLNLQAAGVAIPVEYLAMSPYLITIIVLVILSADKSSAPASLGRNFHASR; translated from the coding sequence ATGGATCTTTCTGCAATCAATCCAGTGCTGCTGATCGCCTCGCTGATGGTGGCGGCGACCCCGCTGCTGCTGGCGGCCATCGGCGAGCTGGTGGTCGAAAAATCCGGTGTCCTGAACCTCGGGGTCGAGGGGATGATGATCACCGGCGCCATCGCGGGCTTTGCCACCGCGGTGGAAAGCGGCTCGCCTCTCCTCGGCTTCGTTGCTGCCGCCATCGCAGGCGCGGCGCTGTCGATCCTGTTTGCCATCCTCACCCAGTTTGCGCAGGCAAACCAGGTGGCCTCGGGCCTGTCGCTGACGCTGTTCGGGCTGGGCCTGTCGGCGCTGCTGGGCCAATCCTATGTCGGGGTAAAGCCGCCCCGGATGGGCGATATCCATATCCCCCAGCTCAGCGATCTGCCCGTGGTCGGCCCGATCCTGTTCGGCCATGACATCATCCTTTATTTCGGCATTGCCCTGACCGCCGCGGTCTGGTGGGTGCTGAAATATTCCCGCATCGGCCTGGTGCTGCGCGCGGTGGGCGAGAACCACGACGCCGCCCATGCGCTGGGGTACAAGGTGCTGAAGATCCGTCTGATGGCGATCATGTTCGGCGGCGCCTGCGCGGGCCTGGGCGGCGCCTATATCAGCCTGATCCGGGTGCCGCAGTGGACCGAGGGCATGACCGCCGGCATCGGCTGGATCGCCCTGGCCCTGGTGGTCTTTTCCAGCTGGAAACCCTGGCGCGCCTTGCTGGGGGCCTATCTTTTCGGCGGGGTCACTGTTGTGCAGCTCAATCTGCAGGCGGCGGGCGTTGCCATCCCGGTCGAGTATCTGGCAATGTCGCCCTATCTGATTACAATTATTGTGCTTGTTATCCTTTCGGCGGACAAAAGCAGCGCACCTGCCTCGCTTGGCCGCAACTTCCATGCCTCCCGCTGA
- a CDS encoding ABC transporter permease, with protein sequence MIRLEKRPQPSRAWSMATPLVAVLATMVFGGLLFAALGKPPVEAIRIIFWEPLFGEFSFYYRPQLLVKGAPLVLIAIGLSLGFRAGVWNIGAEGQYIMGAIFGAGAGLAFYPLEAFYIFPIMVIAGAFGGWLWAMIPAILKTRFGTNEILVSLMLVYVAEQFLASVSLGLLKNPEGFGFPGSRNLQAWDSAHNAELIAGTGMHWGVVAALIAVIFAYVLLNRHMTGYHIRLTGEAPRAAKFAGVNPARLVLFCLGTSGALAGLAGMFEVSGPSGQVSIDFNVGYGFTAIIVAFLGRLHPVGILLAGGLMALTYIGGDIAQSNLQLPAAAIQVFQGMLLFFLLAFDLLTNFRIAIPKPEVA encoded by the coding sequence ATGATCCGGCTTGAGAAACGGCCGCAGCCGTCCCGCGCGTGGTCGATGGCCACGCCGCTGGTGGCGGTGCTGGCGACGATGGTATTCGGCGGGCTGCTGTTCGCCGCGCTTGGCAAACCGCCGGTGGAGGCGATCCGCATCATTTTCTGGGAACCGCTGTTCGGCGAGTTCTCGTTCTACTACCGGCCGCAGCTGCTGGTCAAAGGCGCGCCGCTGGTGCTGATCGCCATCGGCCTGTCGCTGGGTTTCAGGGCCGGCGTCTGGAACATCGGCGCCGAAGGCCAGTACATCATGGGCGCCATCTTCGGCGCGGGGGCTGGCCTTGCCTTTTATCCGCTGGAGGCTTTTTACATCTTCCCCATCATGGTGATTGCCGGCGCCTTCGGCGGCTGGCTCTGGGCGATGATCCCGGCCATTCTGAAAACCCGTTTCGGCACCAATGAAATCCTGGTCTCGCTGATGCTGGTCTATGTGGCGGAACAGTTCCTTGCCTCGGTCTCGCTGGGCCTGTTGAAGAACCCGGAGGGCTTCGGCTTTCCCGGCTCGCGCAACCTGCAGGCCTGGGACAGCGCCCATAATGCCGAGCTGATTGCCGGCACCGGCATGCACTGGGGCGTGGTGGCGGCGCTGATCGCGGTGATCTTTGCCTATGTGCTGCTGAACCGCCATATGACCGGCTATCACATCCGGCTCACCGGCGAGGCGCCGCGCGCCGCCAAATTCGCCGGCGTGAACCCGGCCCGTCTGGTGCTGTTCTGCCTTGGCACCTCCGGCGCGCTGGCGGGCCTTGCCGGCATGTTCGAGGTCTCCGGCCCCTCCGGCCAGGTCAGCATCGATTTCAATGTGGGCTATGGCTTTACCGCCATCATCGTCGCCTTTCTGGGCCGCCTGCATCCGGTGGGCATCCTGCTGGCGGGTGGTCTGATGGCGCTGACGTATATTGGCGGCGACATCGCGCAGTCCAACCTGCAGCTGCCCGCGGCCGCAATCCAGGTGTTCCAGGGGATGCTGTTGTTCTTCCTGCTGGCCTTTGACCTGCTGACCAATTTCCGCATCGCAATCCCCAAGCCGGAGGTGGCGTAA
- a CDS encoding ABC transporter ATP-binding protein, with amino-acid sequence MTVPLLSLQGLTKAYPGVVANDTVSFDIGEGQVHALLGENGAGKSTLVKMIYGLVKPDSGQMLLRGAPFAPAEPRAARADGIAMVFQHFSLFDALNVAENIALGMEKPPELRDLAARIREVSETYGLPLDPFRTVGDLSAGERQRVEIIRCLLQEPKLLIMDEPTSVLTPQEVEILFKTLRKLQSEGTSILYISHKLEEIRTLCDHATILRLGKNVGECTPAETSARDMAEMMVGSTLQTPERGSREFGGVAMDITGLSVPAPSAFGTALKNVHLKVRKGEILGIGGVAGNGQDELLGVLSGETLTDADAVKLHGQPIGRLGPTARRKLGVLAAPEERLGHAAAPDMSLTENAMLTGSVREGLEKNGFLDWAATKDFAERIIKAFDVRTPGPGNAARSLSGGNLQKFVIGREVLQDPEVLVVNQPTWGVDAAAAAAIRQSLLDLAAKGAAVICISQDLDELMEISDSFAALNEGRLSAPREAAGLTVDEIGLMMGGAHGMEVAHV; translated from the coding sequence GTGACCGTACCACTGTTGAGCCTGCAAGGCCTGACCAAGGCCTACCCCGGGGTTGTGGCCAATGACACCGTTTCCTTTGATATCGGCGAGGGCCAGGTGCATGCCCTGCTCGGCGAGAACGGCGCCGGAAAATCGACGCTGGTCAAGATGATCTACGGGCTGGTGAAGCCCGACAGCGGCCAGATGCTTCTGCGCGGGGCGCCCTTTGCCCCGGCCGAGCCGCGCGCCGCCCGCGCCGACGGCATCGCCATGGTGTTCCAGCATTTCTCGCTGTTCGACGCGCTGAACGTGGCCGAGAACATCGCATTGGGGATGGAGAAGCCGCCGGAATTGCGCGACCTTGCCGCCCGGATCCGCGAGGTGTCGGAAACCTACGGGCTGCCGCTGGACCCGTTCCGCACTGTCGGCGATCTGTCCGCCGGTGAACGCCAGAGGGTCGAGATCATCCGCTGCCTGCTGCAGGAGCCGAAGCTGCTGATCATGGATGAACCGACCTCGGTGCTGACCCCGCAGGAGGTGGAAATCCTTTTCAAGACGCTGCGGAAACTGCAGTCCGAGGGCACATCGATCCTCTATATCTCGCACAAGCTGGAGGAAATCCGCACGCTGTGCGACCACGCCACGATCCTCCGCCTGGGCAAGAACGTGGGCGAATGCACCCCGGCCGAAACCTCGGCCCGCGACATGGCGGAAATGATGGTCGGCAGCACCCTGCAGACCCCGGAACGCGGCAGCCGCGAGTTTGGCGGTGTGGCGATGGACATTACCGGCCTCTCGGTTCCCGCCCCCTCGGCCTTTGGCACCGCGCTGAAGAATGTGCATCTGAAAGTCCGCAAGGGCGAGATCCTCGGCATTGGCGGCGTGGCCGGCAACGGCCAGGATGAGCTGCTGGGGGTGTTGTCCGGCGAGACCCTGACCGACGCGGATGCGGTGAAACTGCATGGGCAACCCATCGGCCGGCTTGGCCCCACCGCCCGGCGCAAGCTGGGCGTGCTGGCAGCCCCCGAAGAACGGCTCGGCCACGCCGCCGCCCCGGATATGAGCCTGACCGAAAACGCCATGCTGACCGGATCGGTGCGCGAGGGGCTGGAGAAGAACGGGTTTCTGGATTGGGCCGCAACCAAGGATTTTGCCGAGCGCATCATCAAGGCCTTTGACGTCCGCACGCCGGGGCCCGGCAATGCGGCGCGGTCGCTGTCCGGCGGCAACCTGCAGAAATTCGTGATCGGACGCGAGGTGCTGCAGGACCCGGAGGTGCTGGTGGTCAATCAGCCGACCTGGGGCGTCGATGCCGCCGCAGCCGCCGCCATCCGCCAGTCGCTGCTGGATCTGGCGGCCAAGGGCGCTGCGGTGATCTGCATCAGCCAGGATCTGGATGAGCTGATGGAAATCTCCGACAGCTTTGCAGCGTTGAACGAAGGCCGCCTCAGCGCCCCGCGCGAGGCCGCGGGGCTGACGGTGGACGAGATCGGCCTGATGATGGGCGGCGCCCACGGCATGGAGGTGGCGCATGTCTGA
- the xdhC gene encoding xanthine dehydrogenase accessory protein XdhC — MGFDVAALRKAVKDHGRVVRVVIAAIRGSSPREPGTAMLVWDGGQSGTIGGGSLEFEAAAAARLQAVARTLSTHALGPGLGQCCGGAVTLLSEVFHAADLAALDEEIIARPVSPAPVPPSIPMPVKRILAAARSQGIAPKPQLAEGWMIEPVHRPAQPVWIWGAGHVGRALAGVLAPLPDLEITWIDTAADRFPALVPPGVTTVPASDPALVVPHAPENAMHLVLTYSHALDLALCHALLGRGFAFAGLIGSKTKWARFRSRLAALGRSPEQISRITCPIGDPQLGKHPQMIAVGVAAQLLRLSAEDELRKDRRA; from the coding sequence ATGGGATTTGACGTTGCAGCTCTGCGTAAGGCGGTCAAGGACCACGGCCGCGTGGTGCGGGTGGTGATTGCCGCCATCCGCGGCTCCTCCCCGCGCGAGCCCGGCACCGCCATGCTGGTCTGGGACGGCGGCCAGAGCGGCACCATCGGCGGCGGCAGCCTGGAGTTTGAGGCCGCAGCGGCCGCCCGCCTGCAGGCGGTTGCCAGAACGCTCAGCACCCATGCGCTGGGGCCGGGCCTGGGGCAATGCTGCGGCGGTGCGGTCACCCTGCTGAGCGAAGTTTTTCACGCCGCTGATCTGGCCGCGCTGGACGAGGAGATCATCGCCCGCCCGGTCAGCCCGGCGCCGGTGCCCCCGTCCATCCCCATGCCGGTGAAACGCATCCTCGCTGCCGCCCGCAGCCAGGGCATTGCCCCCAAGCCTCAGCTGGCGGAGGGCTGGATGATCGAGCCGGTGCACAGGCCCGCTCAGCCAGTCTGGATCTGGGGCGCGGGCCATGTGGGCCGCGCGCTGGCCGGCGTGCTGGCGCCGCTGCCGGATCTGGAAATCACCTGGATCGACACCGCCGCGGACCGGTTCCCGGCGCTGGTTCCGCCCGGCGTCACCACGGTTCCGGCTTCTGATCCTGCGCTTGTGGTGCCGCATGCGCCTGAAAACGCTATGCATTTGGTGCTGACCTATTCCCATGCGCTGGATCTGGCGCTATGCCACGCGCTGTTGGGGCGGGGCTTTGCCTTTGCCGGGCTGATCGGTTCGAAAACCAAATGGGCGCGGTTCCGCTCGCGCCTTGCCGCCCTGGGCCGCAGCCCGGAACAGATATCACGGATCACCTGCCCGATCGGCGATCCGCAGCTTGGTAAACATCCGCAGATGATTGCGGTCGGCGTCGCGGCCCAGCTGCTGCGGCTGAGTGCAGAAGATGAACTGAGAAAGGACCGGCGCGCGTGA
- the xdhB gene encoding xanthine dehydrogenase molybdopterin binding subunit yields the protein MTVTKPLPHDAAHLHVTGAARYVDDIPSPAGTLHLAFGTSPIARGHITGMSLTDVQRSPGVAAVLTAKGLPFSNDVSPSIHDEPLLAAGTVNYVGQPVFMVVADSHRNARIAARKGRVDYTAEPALLTLDAALAADSRFEEGPRIYHKGDAAAAIDAAPHSVEGSFELGGQEHFYLEGQAALALPQEDGGMHVHSSTQHPTEIQHKVADAIGLPMHSVRVETRRMGGGFGGKESQGNALAVACAVAARLTGRPCKMRYDRDDDMVITGKRHAFRISYRAGFDGDGRLLGVEFLHLADCGWAQDLSLPVADRAMLHADNAYLIPNIRIESHRLRTNRQSATAYRGFGGPQGMIGIERVMDHIAHDLGLDPLELRRLNYYAPMQTPEAAPGAPRDQRSLPADGAADLASRGAPPQPATPPEPPAGVQTTPYHMPVEDFILHGMTDQLVESADYAQRRAAVRDWNRDHEYIKKGIAFSPVKFGISFTLTHLNQAGALVHVYQDGSIHMNHGGTEMGQGLFQKVAQVAASRFGVPLEMVKITATDTAKVPNTSATAASSGSDLNGMAVKAACDEIRRRIEDLLAERYQTRDIRFAEGEVHAGSEVLSFAEAAKLAYENRVSLSATGFYKTPKVEWDRIRGCGRPFFYFAYGAAITEVAVDALTGENRILRCDILHDAGASLNPGIDIGQIEGGYVQGAGWLTTEELVWDDAGRLRTHAPSTYKIPACSDRPDVFNVSLYDGKNREDTIYRSKAVGEPPFMLGISAWLALSDAVSAFGTDYPALNAPATAEEVWRAIRRVRDGI from the coding sequence ATGACTGTCACAAAGCCCCTCCCCCATGACGCGGCGCATCTGCATGTGACCGGCGCCGCGCGCTATGTGGACGATATCCCCTCGCCCGCCGGCACCCTGCATCTGGCCTTCGGCACCTCGCCCATCGCCCGCGGCCATATCACCGGCATGTCCCTGACGGATGTGCAGCGCAGCCCCGGCGTGGCCGCGGTGCTGACCGCCAAGGGGCTGCCGTTTTCCAACGACGTCTCCCCTTCGATCCATGACGAGCCGCTGCTGGCTGCGGGCACCGTCAACTATGTCGGCCAGCCGGTGTTTATGGTGGTCGCAGACAGCCACCGCAATGCCCGCATCGCCGCCCGCAAGGGCCGGGTGGATTACACTGCGGAACCCGCCCTGCTGACACTGGACGCGGCCCTTGCCGCCGACAGCCGGTTTGAGGAAGGCCCGCGGATCTATCACAAAGGCGATGCCGCTGCCGCCATCGATGCCGCGCCGCACAGCGTCGAGGGCAGCTTTGAGCTGGGCGGCCAGGAGCATTTCTATCTCGAAGGCCAGGCGGCGCTGGCGCTGCCGCAGGAGGATGGCGGCATGCATGTGCATTCCTCCACCCAGCACCCGACCGAAATCCAGCACAAGGTCGCCGACGCCATCGGCCTGCCGATGCACAGTGTCAGGGTCGAGACCCGCCGCATGGGCGGCGGCTTTGGCGGCAAGGAAAGCCAGGGCAACGCGCTGGCCGTCGCCTGCGCCGTCGCCGCGCGCCTCACCGGGCGCCCTTGCAAGATGCGCTATGACCGCGACGACGACATGGTGATCACCGGCAAGCGCCACGCCTTCCGGATCTCCTACCGGGCCGGTTTCGACGGCGACGGCCGCCTGCTGGGGGTCGAGTTCCTGCATCTGGCCGATTGCGGCTGGGCGCAGGATCTGTCGCTGCCGGTGGCCGACCGCGCCATGCTGCACGCCGACAACGCCTATCTGATCCCCAATATCCGGATTGAGAGCCACCGCCTGCGCACCAACCGGCAAAGCGCCACCGCCTACCGCGGCTTTGGCGGCCCGCAGGGGATGATCGGCATCGAGCGGGTGATGGACCATATCGCCCATGACCTGGGGCTGGACCCGCTGGAGCTGCGCCGCCTGAATTATTACGCGCCGATGCAGACCCCGGAGGCCGCCCCCGGCGCCCCCCGCGACCAGCGCAGCCTGCCTGCCGACGGCGCCGCCGACCTCGCCTCGCGCGGGGCGCCGCCGCAGCCCGCAACGCCGCCCGAGCCGCCTGCCGGCGTGCAGACCACCCCCTACCACATGCCGGTCGAGGATTTCATTCTGCACGGGATGACCGATCAGCTGGTGGAAAGCGCGGACTACGCCCAGCGCCGCGCCGCGGTCCGGGACTGGAACCGGGACCATGAATACATCAAGAAGGGCATCGCCTTCTCGCCGGTGAAATTCGGCATCTCCTTCACCCTCACCCACCTCAATCAGGCGGGCGCGCTGGTGCATGTTTATCAGGACGGCTCGATCCACATGAACCACGGCGGCACCGAAATGGGCCAAGGCCTGTTCCAGAAGGTTGCCCAGGTCGCCGCCAGCCGCTTTGGCGTGCCGCTGGAAATGGTCAAGATCACCGCCACCGACACCGCCAAAGTGCCCAATACCTCGGCCACCGCGGCCTCCTCCGGCTCCGACCTCAACGGCATGGCGGTCAAGGCCGCCTGCGACGAGATCCGCCGCCGGATCGAGGATCTGCTGGCGGAACGCTACCAGACCCGCGACATCCGTTTTGCCGAGGGCGAGGTGCATGCCGGCAGCGAAGTGCTGAGCTTTGCCGAAGCCGCCAAGCTGGCCTATGAAAACCGCGTCAGCCTGTCCGCCACCGGCTTTTACAAAACCCCCAAGGTGGAATGGGACCGGATCAGGGGCTGCGGCCGCCCGTTCTTTTACTTCGCCTATGGCGCTGCCATCACCGAGGTTGCCGTGGACGCGCTGACCGGCGAGAACCGCATCCTGCGCTGCGACATCCTGCATGACGCCGGCGCCTCGCTGAACCCAGGCATCGACATCGGCCAGATCGAAGGCGGCTATGTGCAGGGCGCCGGCTGGCTCACCACCGAGGAACTGGTCTGGGATGATGCCGGGCGGCTGCGCACCCATGCGCCCTCCACCTACAAGATCCCCGCCTGCTCCGACCGGCCGGATGTGTTCAACGTCTCCCTCTACGACGGCAAGAACCGCGAAGACACCATCTACCGTTCCAAGGCGGTGGGGGAGCCGCCCTTCATGCTGGGCATTTCCGCATGGCTGGCGCTGAGCGATGCGGTCTCTGCCTTTGGCACGGATTACCCGGCGCTGAATGCCCCTGCCACCGCCGAGGAAGTCTGGCGCGCCATCCGGAGAGTGCGTGATGGGATTTGA
- the xdhA gene encoding xanthine dehydrogenase small subunit, whose product MALTFRLNGDDVLIENADPSSTLLDWLRDVKGLTGTKEGCNEGDCGACTVMVTDKRGSKALNACILFLPQLHGKSIRTVEGAAGPGGSLHPVQQAMVDHHGSQCGFCTPGFIMSMVTAHTNGATDFDDQLAGNLCRCTGYAPIIRAAEAASSAPVPDWIADETSFTFPETLRGEAAGQRAEPPSGKPAAAPPLLLPASADELADLYSANPDATLVAGATDVGLWVTKDLRHLPQMIFLDGCTDLKEIEVTDAAVRIGAMADMNALRAAMEPLHPSFAEMLRRFASQQVRGAATVGGNIANGSPIGDTPPALIALDATLHLRKGAARRELPLEDFFLDYGKQDRQPGEFVEAVSFHRQPGALRVYKLSKRFDQDISAVLGAFNITVEDGTVTAARIAFGGMAGIPKRAAHAEAALIGQPWTGAAVQSAAAAFGQDFTPMSDMRASAGYRLETARNMLSRYFAEMNGAAVSVLEVRP is encoded by the coding sequence ATGGCACTCACCTTTCGTCTGAATGGTGACGACGTTCTGATCGAAAACGCAGACCCATCGTCCACGCTGCTGGACTGGCTGCGCGACGTAAAGGGTCTCACCGGCACTAAAGAAGGCTGCAACGAAGGCGATTGCGGCGCCTGCACCGTCATGGTCACCGATAAACGCGGATCAAAGGCGCTGAACGCCTGCATCCTGTTCCTGCCGCAACTGCATGGCAAATCCATCCGCACCGTCGAAGGCGCGGCAGGCCCCGGCGGCAGCCTGCATCCCGTGCAGCAGGCGATGGTGGACCATCACGGCAGCCAATGCGGCTTTTGCACCCCCGGCTTCATCATGTCGATGGTGACCGCCCACACCAACGGCGCCACCGATTTTGACGACCAGCTGGCCGGCAACCTCTGCCGCTGCACCGGCTACGCCCCGATCATCCGCGCCGCCGAAGCCGCCAGCAGCGCTCCGGTCCCGGACTGGATCGCGGATGAAACCTCATTCACTTTTCCCGAAACACTCCGGGGGGAGGCCGCAGGCCAGCGGGCGGAGCCCCCGTCCGGCAAACCTGCGGCAGCGCCCCCGCTGCTGCTCCCGGCCTCCGCAGACGAACTGGCAGACCTCTACAGCGCCAACCCGGACGCCACCCTTGTGGCCGGCGCCACCGACGTCGGCCTCTGGGTCACCAAGGATCTCCGCCATCTGCCGCAGATGATCTTCCTTGACGGCTGCACAGACCTGAAAGAGATCGAGGTCACGGACGCCGCCGTCCGTATCGGCGCCATGGCAGACATGAACGCCCTGCGCGCTGCAATGGAACCGCTGCACCCCTCCTTTGCCGAAATGCTGCGCCGTTTCGCGTCGCAGCAGGTGCGCGGCGCCGCCACCGTCGGCGGCAATATCGCCAATGGCTCCCCCATCGGCGATACCCCGCCCGCGCTGATCGCGCTGGATGCCACCCTGCATTTGCGCAAGGGCGCGGCCCGCCGCGAGCTGCCGCTGGAGGATTTCTTCCTCGATTACGGCAAACAGGACCGTCAGCCGGGTGAATTTGTGGAGGCCGTCAGCTTCCACCGCCAGCCCGGCGCGCTTCGGGTCTACAAGCTGTCGAAACGGTTCGATCAGGACATTTCCGCCGTGCTGGGCGCTTTTAATATCACCGTCGAAGACGGCACCGTGACAGCCGCCCGCATCGCCTTCGGCGGCATGGCAGGCATCCCGAAACGCGCCGCCCATGCGGAAGCCGCCCTCATTGGCCAACCCTGGACCGGCGCCGCGGTTCAATCGGCCGCTGCCGCCTTCGGCCAGGATTTCACCCCGATGAGCGACATGCGCGCCTCCGCCGGATACCGGCTGGAAACCGCGCGCAATATGCTCTCCCGCTATTTCGCCGAAATGAACGGCGCGGCCGTCTCGGTGCTGGAGGTGCGGCCATGA